The sequence CACCCAGtcatattacatttatatgttacatttatatcttaattattctttcctctttcttttctctttttctaaatGGAACGTAAAAATTGTTCATGAAATTTGTATGATTATCACTCAATTGATGCTGATGCTGCACTGCACCTGCAAAATACTTAGTGACATGGAAGTAACGTCACGAAATGTAGCTTGATCATTAATATGTGGAAACTTGGTTCTCCCCCTAACATCATAGCACAGTGGATTAATGGTTCAAAAACATTTTACACGCATCTTACAAATTATTAGCAATGTGTTTCAGATAAAATTGAGGAtatatagttaataataaataaatgaaagttgcATACATCAATATCAATGCATATGATAGATGTGATAGAAAAATGATAACAACTGATAACAGTTTCAGCAACTTTCACTTACTATGCATACAAaatttactatatatattttagtaatatGATAGTACTATAGATATTCACTTCGCAGTTCAATTGTTATTGTTAACATTCAAAATTATTACGTACATTTACTATAAAATAGATTGAAAATACAAATcaatagttataatattttaattacaatgtcAGATTtacttttctcatttttatatcAGCCTTTATATGTTATCAAAATATTCCTAAAATTATTATAGCTACACTAAGTCCTAAAGTCAGTTTTTAAGACGCTATTATGGCTTTGTAACTGTGTATACTACATCAATTATTCTTTCTgtgtacaatttaatatttccttaatacACTGTTATTCCTAGTACCATTTTTATCGAGAGTTACAGTTATTTCCATGTAGTTATAAAAGTTTCttctaatttaaattaattttatcacaTAACAAAAACTGCCTAACTTTAAATGCATAGTACTTCACTAACAAAGTcgttagaaattataatttttacatttaacaaaaatatacgaAGTTGTGGTTGAGAGTTGAAAAAGTGTCAGTTGGAAAAAAAGATGAGGAGACTTTTATTTaaggaaaaattttaatttataaaaaatcaatgttttttCTTGTAAAACAAAAAGGAGAAACTATCTTAAAATGAATTATGGCCCATAACAtcttataattatatagatatgtataaaaagaattacatattttttatttgagtaTAACTAAAGGTACAAACTTAATTGTTTTATAGTATATAACAATTGAATGTTAcgcctttttttaaattaaaataatgttcaGTGTTTATAGTTAgggaaatttttttatatattaacacaattttattaacatttcattattttgtatatttttgtaatctAAACGGATTGAGGTATTTATAGATACATAAAGGCTGATGTTTATAAAACCAGTTGAATTTCAACTGCTCTGAGTATATAAAAGCCCAATTGAACTGCAATAGCAAATTATCGCTGATCTACATTTGTAATGTTCATTATGATGATTCATTAAATCAAATATGATTAATTGTGCCCATCTTTGTccaatctttttttttcttttgacaTGAggttttttctttctctttttttttcccaTCGTATCAGTTTTTTTTTCTGTGGACATATCATAAGAATTTACTTAAACACTTTAGCAGCATTATACTGTAATGCATGTTCGTATAAATATGTAAGTTTTGTGTAACCTATGAGATATGCACAAAAACTTACAATATCTTGTATTGCATTTCACAAGGCCATATTCTACAGTATGGATTGGAACATCCATTGTTTATGAACATAAGAATACCATAAAAAATATCACAAAAAGCGTATTGAGTTACTTCcttcttttaaaaaaaataatattcaatacggGCGTTCTGTTGTCAATACGTAAAATATGGACAAGTGATAAGCCTGAATATAAATGTAGAGCACAGTGTAGTATTCCTAACAAAGCCAATGTATCTAAATACGATTTCTATACTATTCACTGTAGAAAATTGACAGATACTTTTATgagttcaaatttcaaataaatgtcataataaatttatattttcgagaCAAATGAGATAGATACATCAGAATATTAAAACAGTAATCCAAAATATAGATTAATTATTACTGAGAAAATAATAGTTTCACATTCATTCCAGGAATGGCTAGTAAATTAAAcggtaattttttatttcactatttgttgttaatatttataataataattttacaatgatacctaaattttgtaattttttcacCAGCCTTTCCTACAAATGTATTGCTTTATTGTACACAGTATGTGTGACAGCAAATGGGAAAAAATATTTGGAAggtaattttttgtaataatatataacgaAGGTTAATACATTCAcggacgtgaatgctatagcattcattttcattgtgaggcaaaatgacatgaatgctataatattcaaatttataagtcACATTATCatgcatttaattctatatagttttaattttttaaaattattatacacttcAACCTTCAGAGTACtgtatttacatttcttttattttcgtagctcattaaaatttttactgtccGTGAACatgttaaaagtaaaaaattcatgATTTTTTTTAGATCTCCACAGGCAAAAATAGTATAGTAAGTGTTTTCGAAAGAGAGCTGTATCTATTGGAAAAGATTTTCTCAACGTTTTGCTAACATTGCATCTAGCATCCTGCAGTTTGTGAACTCGCCGACACTGATGGGATAGTAtcagtattttctttttaaaggtATACAATAATCGGATGGACGATAACCAAATACCTATATGAATTGATCAActgatcaattaaaaatcatCAACTGTAATTATCATTCATCTAAACATAGCATAactttaaaaagaaaactgagTTTTCTTATCAGTATCACTAAGTTTACAGATTATTCATAATACTAGCTGCAATGTCAGTGAAAAGTCGAGAAATCTTTCCCAATGGAGATGAATTGCATCCGGAAACTTTGAAAACTCTTCATAAAAAATTGCAGTTTTCTAAAGAGGcgtgtaaacattttatttgctattatattcttatatgtAACTGCAGTAATATAGATtgcagatctttatgcaaaattatatatttacaacttcgttaaatcattaaaaattcacCAATAGCAGCATGTATTGTACATTATATCTGTTTCTAACGTTTTTATAATGTGTTACTGTTTATATTTCCATTGATCTGCCACATATACATCCCTATATGTGAACTGTCATAGTTCGCAGAAGTTTTGAATTGTTAATTACCAGAAAATAAAGTGAGAATCATATTCTTTTTACTCTTAGGTTtcattttatatcgttataaaaaattacttcTCAAATTTTTTCTCACCTGTTGTCAAACACTTTGTATAATTTGATTGTTCAAACAAAGTAATTCGTCTATATCAATTATTGCCTCTATATTGcaaatgtattttacataatttcgtaaaaatatatatcttaaaCGCATATAAATACTCTGAAGTATAAAAAGTCTTTAGTTACTCTAGTATGGACGTTTCATGTTTGAACAATCATAGGAAATAGATAAATTAAATGTCAATGTAAAGAACTTACcttaatttgtaaaatagtaGTAAGATCTTTTAAAATGGTCAATACGGCATGTAGTAACCCCGTCTGTAACTCCTATAAAAGGAGGAAATAgattaaaattacttcaataaaaaaaagtataaagttcGAAACATACCTAGGTCGCCTTGTAGGTCTATACCCAAAGTATGCACTGCCACGTATGATTCCCCTGGCCATACCTCGGTAGCCTCGCGTTCCTCGTGGTCCCCTGGAAATGTAAGTATTAACGTTATTAATAGTAGCcacattaaaatgttaaaaaaattttttattcgttaataaCTTAAAAACGAAACCataatttcgttatttttcaTCTTTGTCTTAGTTAGGTTTTCCTTAGGTCTAGGTTTTGTCATATAGAATCACTCCTTAAGATTTATCTCACCTATTCAAATatcttgtaaataatattttttgttcttTACATACCTGTTGGTTACAGAGAATCCTGGTCTATTTGTTCTTTTAGGCATCACTTTAATTTGCCGTCCTCTAAACATAGATTCATCCATTGCCATAGCTGTTTGTACAGAATCTCGTTCTGCGAATTCAATATAAGCAAACCCTTTGGGATGCCCATCAAATTTATTGCACAGTATAGTTACTCTGTTGACACTGCCACAACCGTGAAAATGTTGCTCCAATTCCTCTGCTGTAGCACCATAGTCAACCTTTAACATTATGTAagcaatatattaataatattgaatttaaaatatgagGAACATCATTCTTATCAAATTTCAACTTACATTACCAACATAAATGGATCTGTTATCAACTTCTTTTTTGTCTTCAAGTGACATATTTAATGGACTTGctaaaagtgaaaaaaatattatttaatagtaatacTCAATAACGTGTTATGCAttcgaattaatgaaatttacaaCTTACTTATACCAGGTGGACTACCCATGTTCATTTGTTTGTCCACTTCAGActgtaattgttttaatttttctgcttcttcttccaTTTCCCTGACTCGAGCTTTAATGGCCTCCAATTcctaaaataattgatatataaaataataataaagataaactattaacatgatatttatttaatattatacatttgtttCTAGTTGAAAAAAATCAGATACCGGATCATCAATGTTTGCTTCATTTAATTCACGCTTTACACCATCGCACTGTATAATAGCATCTCCATCTTGACCATTTTCAAGTCCATCTAGACCATCAATATGATCCGCAGCTAAGAGATCTGACTCAGacatttctataataaaacaaaatattacatttacattacGGGTGAAATTAAAGgtaatcataattatatttacattaccaATAGATCACaaactttatgcatttataacacgtagaaatatataaagattattatcaattagagcaattaataaattactgtaAAATATGTAGttttgcataaagatctgcaATCTATATTACTGCagttacatataaaaatataatagcaAATAAAGTGTTTACACGCTTCTTTACAAAACAACaatcttaattaatattcagaaaACCAAATGCTCACTCATAATTGCCAAAAAAgttaatgtaaacaaaatatacggtaataaacataaataagcAAAAAATTTggttataaatacatttaattaaaataataatgctattttgtaaatataatactaataacgtGCAATGTAAGGATTTGTACGTCTGCAGTCGGTATGATCTAcgtagaatattaataattatcgttGATAATTACGTAAAGAAACATAACGTACGAGTATACCTTCAGGCGTTTCTATTatctaaaataataactttataataaattcaataactaTTTTCAATCGGCACTCCACGATGCTCTACAAACTCGATAGAGATTGACGCTATCACCGAACAAGATGAACAATACCTCGTCATGAACCGTTTTGTTACTAGCATTGGCAGTTACACAGTATGCCGAAAATGCGCAAAATCACTGTCATCGAACACGCGGGAAATTTGAAGTTGTTTAAATTCATAGcaatttattctatataaaagaattttaaaaattaattttctattaattcgtttaattttaatagacacacacacacacatatatgtacatagatatttaatatatactttttataaaatggTGCACATTGAGACAAAGATAATATTAATGCAAAAATGGTACTTCTTTCGTACAGTGTGAATAATTCTTAATGGTTCATGCTATAACTTAATGCCACGTATTTACAGTATTACTACAGAATATTCTTGTAAAAGTGAATTTCTGTCGAAATTTTACGTCGTTGTCCCCAAATTGGGGAACCTTAATAGAAGATTCTTACACAAGTGAAACTCCGGTGTTTTTTCAGGATCAATTTCAACTAAACGCATGTATACGGAAAATGTATCCATGAATATAGATGTAAAACTTCGTGATACAAGTGCACATGCGTCAGGGTGCACAACTTCGTGATATCGACCGCACATGTGTGCAAAAGTTGATTCTTCACAGACTcgtcttttcttccttttttatttaatgGCACATAACAAGTGATAAAGATATCATCTGCGAAAAGATCAGTTATACTATTTCGTAGTTGTATTTCAAGATCACTTCTTTTAAATTCACgacattaaaaatttgaatataaattttggcACAGTACGAATATTCTATATAGGGGAATTTTTTGGAGCTATATCCATGGAACTTAACTTCAATGTACAAATACGTTAGAAATTGAGGTTTAAGAAACACTAGAACTCTGTACTCGAGAGTACAAATAGTAACAGCTTTTCTAACACGTAATGAACTTATCATTGGTCTATTTTACATCGGGCGAGACTGTATCTACTTGTTTGCATTTCCCAACGATGCTGCggaagcataaatattattattctcttttaataacttaaataaatcatttattactttttttcaattttaaatccaACGCACAATGTAGGTACTTAACActaaatagaaaagaatttctttgaACATAATAAAATGGTTTTAACGCAAATCACATTGACTATAATGTCATAGAATCTATGACATAAATAATTCTGCAGTCATAGCAGTAAAATAGTTATGCTTCGAccgtgaattaaaaaaaaaatgagtgAAATGGCTCGGAAACCTAAAATAATAGTTTTTGATTTAggttagaatatttttgtatagcatatttttctttaatattaaggAAACATAggttttttattcttataagtcaaatatgataaataaatagtaatctaattgttaaatacaattttcagaTTATACTTTATGGCCGTTTTGGGTTGATACTCATGTTACTCCTCCTTTTAAGAagtaataaagttttaatattttgctattataCAATAGTACTGAATttgctttattttttaaaaattatttacaggaAAGGAAACGATGTAGTAGATGCTCATGGTCAAATAATACGCTATTATAAAGAGGTGCCTGAAGTTTTAAAAAGGTTATCAGATGAAGGATATGAACTTGGTGTTGCATCTCGCACTTCAGAAATTTCGGGTGCCAAacaattgttaaatttatttaattgggaAAAATACTTTaagtataaagaaatatatccTGGATGTAAAGTAGCCCATTTTTCTAAGTAAGTTTTATTGATATGAAAGCAAGTAACAGTTGTTAACTTTTGTTTAAACGATTGTTTTAATTTCATCTTGTAACAAATGATTAGAATCTTAATCTTATAACTTATTTCTTTTTAGAATTCAAAAGGCATCAGGCACAGATTATAAAGATATGATATTCTTTGATGATGAACATAGAAATATTGTTGATGTAGGCAAACTTGGTGTTACCtgtatatttgttaaaaatggcGTGAATTGCTCACTCGTAGAGAAcactttgaaaaatttttaatactttttatttttaaaacatttatttagaaaatgaaattttatcgtCCGTTACCTACTTTTTTCATATGTAATGTACATATGTACACTATGCTACAGcatgtgttaataataattaacaatgcagagtatataatttattaaaaatatttttgtaataatatttttattttcaaataaagtgaattacattaaattatttacatattcaaATTTGACTAGtcattatcaaataatattgtaatggaCTATTGATAACAATGTTACCATTATTTTTTTGGCCAAGCATTGTAATGTACGACATGCAAGCAGATTGAGGATTTTGAGGAGATATAATGCTCAgcaattttgttattttgtcaTCTGATAATGATAAAGATAGCAGACtctttaatgtatttttatcgaaatttttaaatggACATCCTCCTTCATACTTTAGGCCAGAAGCAGTTGCCTATAGtaagattaaaaaaagaaatgattgacattttaaaaatatttttaacagaataATATGTTACTTACACACATGAATTCACAATTAGgtgatttgtaattttttctaGATCCTTCCAAACCATAAAGATGTCgaatactatatataaatttGCGTTCGTTTGATTGCCATTGATGTGAACAGATGGAGGAACACGAATGAGGCTTCGAATATTCTTTTTTCCAATAGTTTATAGCATCTTCTATGTGCATTCCTCCATCTTTTAGGAAGAGACTATAATATAAGCGAGCATAATGACCTAATCTATGTGTATTTTGTAATCTTCTATGCAAATGTTGCatacaaagtggaaaatttctcatttctttATCTATATTGTGAATAGTTATACGTCCATATTCACAACTTCTTTGAAATAATTGGCAATGAATTTTCTGATACAAGTAGTCAAATCTAACATCTTGGTTTATGGCATATTGTGCTTTTGATTTAATACATGCAATTTCTCTGTGCATGTAACTGTTAAATAATGATACAAGGACTTCTTTCAATTTGGAACAGTGGATAATAGCATACCCAGCACATAAttctacttttctttttttaattaagtctGGCACTAACTCATACCTCACTTGAAAAATAACAGAAAcgcattaataattaaattaagcatttcatttgtttcttcttATACATACcttgaatttgaaataaattacagcCTTCTTTATGATCTTTTGCTATAACATGCTTAAAAATAAGTTTTTTTGAGAAAAAAATACATGTATCAATTAATGTATTATGAATTATGTTTTCTTTGTTTGTAAGCAATCTGAGTTGACGAATGATACTTCTTAACAACCTATATAATTGCCTAggtaataaatgtttcaatctattttgaaataatagtgTTTCTCTGATGATCCAATAATTCCATAGATCCTGTGATGTAGAGGCTAATAATCTAAAttgaacatataaataaatattgaaggaAAAGTTCATTGCATGGTTTGAGTTAaacttttaaaaagaaaagataaggtatatataataataacttattatttaGTTGTGTATAGATACAATTACATGTTATGTAAATTAACACTTACCGTAATGAAAAATGTCCTATTCTGTCATACActgaattttctaataaatactCAAAATTACCATTGAACTCATGAGCTTTAGCATCATATAATAATCCCAAATATTCTAATCTagcaaaaatacatttttccaaGACATGAAGTGACACTTGTCCTGTGGGAGCTTGAATGTAGAACATATTCCAAATGTGTAATTTTTGTTCTAAATGATTGTGTTGTCATATATTTTGATGCTTAATGATTAGGAATGTATAATCATTATgtagaatttattatttcttatattattaaataatcaatacaGTACATGTAaacatttgtaatatataaaaatattcttttatttttaacccaGCAAAATACATTCATATTTTGCATCTACCACTATGTtattgtatgtaaatatatatttacattctttATTCTCATTTCTTAAAATTGTACGTCttgaaaaaatgatatattattaacaagttttataattttacctaAGTAAATCGTAAAACGTATGGTTGTCAAGACACAGATCATAAGAACTTATTTGTTACATTGACTTGTACAATGACTtgtacattctattttattcaatataaatatttgaaagataaTGGTAACATATATAGGACTGTCGTAGGATTAATTGCCgtttttcgaaacaaatttttactgTGTATGTTTATTTAGGAGCAGTACTATCGTGAATATAACTTTACAGAAAATCTCAATAACACGTAGTTGTCAGTTGAATACagaaatatggaaattatttaattgatattttcttcATCTATAAGCATcgataaataaagttaaataacaaaatactttTTTCTCACAATTCGTAATTACCTAACCTcaatttttttcagattttgcactgagaagcgataatttatttatgtttcttttttctaacCGAATTATATTTCAagcaaaaatttaataatatatttagtaatGTATCTCATATTTTGAAATCGAAATATACTGCATATGtaactaatataaagaaatataattgacCTGTTAAATATGTTACCGCCAAATTAAATACAGTTAATGTTATCAAATTGTTTTTAGTATTCTTGATTATACATAATACATTGATCGTGATTGGAGGattaaacatttgtttattAGCAACTAAACtctacttatatatatatgtataatgcgACTTTAAAGCAATTGCATTAACAAccatagtaattaaaaaatgacaaaTGTGCATTCTAAAGTTGTATCGGTTGCACGTATACTCCAGACCTTTCCacaaatttatgtttatattcacaataatttcattacgtataatgaaattaattttaaatagcaaATAAACAATTCACATCTTAAATAGGGGAAGCGGGACctttattttcactttttcaCACAATTAAGTACTTAAAATCGTTATCGTTTGTAAAACATTCTtaataagttttttttttttaataatttaactaaTTTCTAACTTTAACATAGATATTTATGAAATGGATAgtgcaaatatataaaaaaattccatCGTAGTTTGCGCATAAAAAACATAAGCATATATTAGGTATATTATTTGCGTATTTGCATGCATGATAcatatttaaacataaataatggtataataaacaataattatcagtataatttgcataatttctagaaataatttctataacaacgtagAAACGATAGTAGGCAACGCAAGATGATAATTGCCAGCCGTTACGTTTGCGCCACTGTCAGAACGTCTAggagaattcaatttttatgttgGCAGTAATATGTTTACGGCTtacatcgaataaaatagtgATTTGTTTGCGGCGTTTTTGTGCAAGCCTGAAGAAAGAAATAGATGGGcgtatagaaaagaaaatattattttctgtattatcgTAAAATGGAAGCGAGCACCGAGCAAGCTTCTGCATCTACGGAAACCGCTTCTAATAATGAACAGGAGCACAATGAGGAGTGTATGGAAGAAACTGAGGATTATGGTTACGATGGAGAAGATTATAGACATTTCATACCTCGGGGACGAGGAGGCTTTAGGTGCGTTACAGTTTTTCCTAACACACACACACCCCCCATATATCCGTCGCGTTACGCGtcgtcaaaaataaaaaagcaaAAAGTAAGGTTAAGTCGTCCTATCCGCAATCCCACCTCACCTCCTTAAATATATCTAATAAAAGCGATCGAACTTTGTATTCCAATAAACATCtaatactttaattaaatacCATGGAATATGACTATTGTCTCTACTTACGCTCCTATACGATGAAATGATTTGCCCACAATTGTTCAGTATagtgttttattgatatttttctatacagtttgtgttataaaattttcatttgttagaGTTaacttttttcttcattttggaGTATTAAGTAACAGAAGGTAATGAAacctttataaatatattattcaaaattaataattgtattatgcataaaattattgttta comes from Nomia melanderi isolate GNS246 chromosome 7, iyNomMela1, whole genome shotgun sequence and encodes:
- the Pabp2 gene encoding poly(A) binding protein nuclear 1 isoform X3, producing MSESDLLAADHIDGLDGLENGQDGDAIIQCDGVKRELNEANIDDPELEAIKARVREMEEEAEKLKQLQSEVDKQMNMGSPPGITSPLNMSLEDKKEVDNRSIYVGNVDYGATAEELEQHFHGCGSVNRVTILCNKFDGHPKGFAYIEFAERDSVQTAMAMDESMFRGRQIKVMPKRTNRPGFSVTNRGPRGTRGYRGMARGIIRGSAYFGYRPTRRPRSYRRGYYMPY
- the Pabp2 gene encoding poly(A) binding protein nuclear 1 isoform X1, yielding MSESDLLAADHIDGLDGLENGQDGDAIIQCDGVKRELNEANIDDPVSDFFQLETNELEAIKARVREMEEEAEKLKQLQSEVDKQMNMGSPPGITSPLNMSLEDKKEVDNRSIYVGNVDYGATAEELEQHFHGCGSVNRVTILCNKFDGHPKGFAYIEFAERDSVQTAMAMDESMFRGRQIKVMPKRTNRPGFSVTNRGPRGTRGYRGMARGIIRGSAYFGYRPTRRPRSYRRGYYMPY
- the LOC116424180 gene encoding magnesium-dependent phosphatase 1, translated to MSEMARKPKIIVFDLDYTLWPFWVDTHVTPPFKKKGNDVVDAHGQIIRYYKEVPEVLKRLSDEGYELGVASRTSEISGAKQLLNLFNWEKYFKYKEIYPGCKVAHFSKIQKASGTDYKDMIFFDDEHRNIVDVGKLGVTCIFVKNGVNCSLVENTLKNF
- the LOC116424179 gene encoding uncharacterized protein LOC116424179 isoform X1 — protein: MFNPPITINVLCIIKNTKNNLITLTVFNLAVTYLTAPTGQVSLHVLEKCIFARLEYLGLLYDAKAHEFNGNFEYLLENSVYDRIGHFSLRLLASTSQDLWNYWIIRETLLFQNRLKHLLPRQLYRLLRSIIRQLRLLTNKENIIHNTLIDTCIFFSKKLIFKHVIAKDHKEGCNLFQIQVRYELVPDLIKKRKVELCAGYAIIHCSKLKEVLVSLFNSYMHREIACIKSKAQYAINQDVRFDYLYQKIHCQLFQRSCEYGRITIHNIDKEMRNFPLCMQHLHRRLQNTHRLGHYARLYYSLFLKDGGMHIEDAINYWKKEYSKPHSCSSICSHQWQSNERKFIYSIRHLYGLEGSRKNYKSPNCEFMCATASGLKYEGGCPFKNFDKNTLKSLLSLSLSDDKITKLLSIISPQNPQSACMSYITMLGQKNNGNIVINSPLQYYLIMTSQI
- the LOC116424179 gene encoding uncharacterized protein LOC116424179 isoform X2, whose translation is MICVLTTIRFTIYLAPTGQVSLHVLEKCIFARLEYLGLLYDAKAHEFNGNFEYLLENSVYDRIGHFSLRLLASTSQDLWNYWIIRETLLFQNRLKHLLPRQLYRLLRSIIRQLRLLTNKENIIHNTLIDTCIFFSKKLIFKHVIAKDHKEGCNLFQIQVRYELVPDLIKKRKVELCAGYAIIHCSKLKEVLVSLFNSYMHREIACIKSKAQYAINQDVRFDYLYQKIHCQLFQRSCEYGRITIHNIDKEMRNFPLCMQHLHRRLQNTHRLGHYARLYYSLFLKDGGMHIEDAINYWKKEYSKPHSCSSICSHQWQSNERKFIYSIRHLYGLEGSRKNYKSPNCEFMCATASGLKYEGGCPFKNFDKNTLKSLLSLSLSDDKITKLLSIISPQNPQSACMSYITMLGQKNNGNIVINSPLQYYLIMTSQI
- the Pabp2 gene encoding poly(A) binding protein nuclear 1 isoform X2, with protein sequence MSESDLLAADHIDGLDGLENGQDGDAIIQCDGVKRELNEANIDDPVSDFFQLETNELEAIKARVREMEEEAEKLKQLQSEVDKQMNMGSPPGITSPLNMSLEDKKEVDNRSIYVGNVDYGATAEELEQHFHGCGSVNRVTILCNKFDGHPKGFAYIEFAERDSVQTAMAMDESMFRGRQIKVMPKRTNRPGFSVTNRGPRGTRGYRGMARGIIRGSAYFGYRPTRRPRRGYYMPY
- the LOC116424179 gene encoding uncharacterized protein LOC116424179 isoform X3 codes for the protein MFYIQAPTGQVSLHVLEKCIFARLEYLGLLYDAKAHEFNGNFEYLLENSVYDRIGHFSLRLLASTSQDLWNYWIIRETLLFQNRLKHLLPRQLYRLLRSIIRQLRLLTNKENIIHNTLIDTCIFFSKKLIFKHVIAKDHKEGCNLFQIQVRYELVPDLIKKRKVELCAGYAIIHCSKLKEVLVSLFNSYMHREIACIKSKAQYAINQDVRFDYLYQKIHCQLFQRSCEYGRITIHNIDKEMRNFPLCMQHLHRRLQNTHRLGHYARLYYSLFLKDGGMHIEDAINYWKKEYSKPHSCSSICSHQWQSNERKFIYSIRHLYGLEGSRKNYKSPNCEFMCATASGLKYEGGCPFKNFDKNTLKSLLSLSLSDDKITKLLSIISPQNPQSACMSYITMLGQKNNGNIVINSPLQYYLIMTSQI